One stretch of Anaerobranca californiensis DSM 14826 DNA includes these proteins:
- the gyrB gene encoding DNA topoisomerase (ATP-hydrolyzing) subunit B — MTGENNNQNNMTYTAEQIQVLEGLEPVRKRPGMYIGSTGPKGLHHLVYEIVDNSIDEVMFGCDTIVVELNEDGSVSVTDNGRGMPVDIHPKMGKPAVEVILTVLHAGGKFGGGGYKITGGLHGVGASVVNALSLWLEVEIMKNGKIYHQRFERGEAVSELKIIGDTESRGTKVTFLPDPEIFETVEFSFDILNTRLRELAFLNKGVSITLHDKRIDKKEVYKFDGGIVSYVEFLNKNKDVIHKPPIIIEKEKDGCIIEISLQYHTGYSEGIFSFANNINTHEGGSHELGFKMALTRIINDYARKNNLLKENESNLTGEDVREGLTAVISVKLPEPQFEGQTKTKLGNPEMRGIVDSIFSEEFGAFLEENPQIARKIIEKALQAARAREAARRARELTRRKNALEISSLPGKLADCSLKDPALSEIYLVEGDSAGGSAKQGRDRRFQAILPLRGKIINVEKTRIDKILGNEEIRTIITALGTGISDDFDINKLRYHKIIIMTDADVDGSHIRTLLLTFFYRYMKPLIENGYVYIAQPPLYKVKIGNKEKYIYNDRDLEIYLNTLENKNYSIQRYKGLGEMNPEQLWETTMNPETRTILKVSLEDAIQADEIFNILMGDKVEPRREFIQTHAKNVKNLDV, encoded by the coding sequence ATGACAGGAGAAAACAATAATCAAAATAATATGACATATACAGCAGAACAAATTCAAGTATTAGAAGGATTAGAGCCTGTTAGAAAAAGACCAGGTATGTATATTGGTTCAACTGGTCCAAAAGGGTTACACCACTTAGTATATGAAATTGTAGATAATAGTATTGATGAAGTTATGTTTGGTTGTGATACCATAGTAGTAGAACTAAATGAAGATGGTAGTGTATCTGTAACTGATAACGGTAGAGGTATGCCTGTAGATATCCACCCTAAGATGGGAAAGCCAGCCGTTGAAGTAATATTAACAGTACTCCATGCCGGCGGGAAGTTTGGTGGAGGTGGGTATAAAATTACAGGGGGTCTTCATGGTGTAGGTGCTTCTGTAGTTAATGCTCTATCTTTATGGTTAGAAGTTGAAATTATGAAAAATGGTAAAATTTATCATCAAAGGTTTGAGCGGGGAGAAGCAGTATCTGAACTAAAAATAATAGGTGATACAGAATCTAGAGGAACTAAAGTAACTTTTCTTCCAGACCCTGAAATTTTTGAAACAGTTGAGTTTTCCTTTGATATTTTGAATACAAGATTGAGGGAATTAGCTTTCTTAAATAAAGGTGTATCAATTACATTACATGATAAAAGAATTGATAAAAAAGAAGTATATAAATTTGATGGAGGAATTGTTTCATATGTAGAATTCTTAAATAAAAATAAAGATGTTATCCATAAACCACCAATTATAATTGAAAAAGAAAAAGATGGATGTATAATAGAAATTTCCCTTCAATATCATACCGGTTATTCCGAGGGGATATTTTCCTTTGCAAATAACATTAATACCCATGAAGGCGGCAGCCATGAACTGGGTTTTAAAATGGCTTTGACTAGGATAATTAATGACTATGCTAGAAAAAATAATTTATTAAAGGAAAATGAGAGTAATCTAACAGGTGAAGATGTTAGAGAAGGTTTAACAGCGGTAATAAGTGTAAAATTACCTGAACCTCAATTTGAAGGTCAAACAAAAACTAAATTAGGGAACCCTGAAATGAGAGGTATAGTAGATTCAATTTTCAGTGAAGAATTTGGTGCTTTTCTAGAAGAAAATCCGCAAATAGCAAGAAAAATAATTGAAAAGGCACTTCAAGCAGCTAGAGCAAGGGAAGCAGCTAGAAGGGCAAGGGAACTTACCAGAAGAAAAAATGCTTTAGAAATTTCATCTTTGCCAGGCAAATTGGCAGATTGTTCCTTAAAAGACCCTGCTTTAAGTGAAATTTATCTAGTTGAGGGTGATTCAGCTGGTGGTTCTGCAAAACAAGGAAGGGATCGAAGATTTCAAGCTATTTTACCTTTAAGGGGTAAAATTATTAATGTGGAAAAAACAAGGATAGATAAGATATTAGGAAATGAAGAAATAAGAACTATCATAACTGCTTTAGGTACAGGAATAAGTGATGATTTTGATATTAATAAGTTAAGATACCATAAAATTATAATTATGACAGATGCTGATGTAGACGGATCTCATATAAGAACCCTTTTATTGACCTTTTTCTATAGGTATATGAAACCATTAATAGAAAATGGTTATGTATATATTGCTCAACCGCCATTATATAAAGTTAAAATTGGTAATAAAGAAAAATATATTTATAATGATAGGGATTTAGAAATATATTTAAATACTTTAGAGAATAAAAATTACTCTATACAAAGGTATAAGGGTCTTGGAGAAATGAATCCAGAACAATTATGGGAAACTACTATGAATCCTGAAACAAGAACAATTCTTAAAGTGTCTTTAGAAGATGCTATACAAGCAGATGAAATTTTTAATATTCTTATGGGTGATAAAGTTGAACCAAGAAGAGAATTTATTCAAACCCATGCGAAAAATGTTAAAAACTTAGACGTATAG
- the remB gene encoding extracellular matrix regulator RemB: protein MVLHLGNLVIISSKKLIGIFDYNLIKKDGNGELYNFINYSNKKVINVDEGAKIKSLIITDNEIYLSPIATNTLKKRIEKLY from the coding sequence ATGGTCCTTCATTTAGGTAATTTGGTAATTATATCTTCAAAAAAGCTTATAGGAATTTTTGATTATAATTTAATAAAAAAAGATGGCAATGGAGAATTATATAACTTTATTAATTATTCAAATAAAAAAGTAATTAATGTAGATGAAGGTGCAAAAATAAAATCTTTAATTATAACGGATAATGAAATATATTTATCACCCATTGCTACTAATACATTAAAAAAAAGAATAGAAAAACTATATTAG